The following coding sequences are from one Lycium ferocissimum isolate CSIRO_LF1 chromosome 3, AGI_CSIRO_Lferr_CH_V1, whole genome shotgun sequence window:
- the LOC132050469 gene encoding internal alternative NAD(P)H-ubiquinone oxidoreductase A1, mitochondrial — translation MPWFKNLIKISTTLSNQSSSNYKSITPLASPSLTQFLQFTKDYSTNNNGTNHHAVAGLEPTKNDQKPRVVVLGSGWAGCRLMKDIDTNIYDVVCVSPRNHMVFTPLLASTCVGTLEFRSVAEPIGRIQPAISREPSSYFFLANCNGIDFDNHMVQCQTVTEGVETLEPWNFNVSYDKLVIASGAQALTFGIKGVNEHATFLREVYHAQEIRRKLLLNLMLSDVPGVSEGEKRRLLHCVVVGGGPTGVEFSGELSDFILKDVHQRYSHVKDYIRVTLIEANEILSSFDDRLRVYATKQLTKSGVRLVRGLVQDVQPEKIILSDGTDVPYGLLVWSTGVGPSPFVNSLDIPKAKGRIGIDEWLRVPSVQDVYSIGDCSGFLESTGRQVLPALAQVAERQGKYLASLLNRVGKESGGHANSAQNMNLGDPFVYKHLGSMATIGRYKALVDLRESKESKGVSLAGFTSFFVWRSAYLTRVVSRRNKLYVLVNWLTTLIFGRDISRI, via the exons ATGCCATGGTTCAAGAACCTCATCAAAATCTCCACTACCCTTTCAAACCAATCATCATCTAATTACAAATCTATAACCCCGTTAGCCTCACCTTCACTTACCCAATTTCTACAATTCACTAAAGACTACTCTACTAATAATAATGGTACTAATCATCATGCTGTTGCTGGTTTGGAACCAacaaaaaatgaccaaaaaccAAGAGTGGTTGTGCTAGGCTCTGGATGGGCTGGTTGTAGGCTTATGAAGGACATTGACACCAACATTTATGATGTTGTGTGTGTGTCACCTAGGAACCATATGGTGTTCACTCCATTATTGGCTTCTACTTGTGTTGGCACTCTTGAGTTTAGGTCTGTTGCTGAACCTATTGGGAGGATTCAACCTGCTATTTCAAGAGAACCAAGTTCTTATTTCTTCCTTGCTAATTGCAATGGCATTGATTTTGATAATCATATG GTACAATGCCAAACTGTGACAGAGGGAGTTGAAACCTTGGAGCCATGGAACTTCAATGTTTCATATGACAAGTTAGTCATTGCCTCTGGAGCACAAGCTTTGACATTTGGAATTAAGGGTGTAAACGAGCACGCCACTTTCCTTCGCGAAGTTTACCATGCTCAggaaatacggaggaaactACTTCTGAATCTCATGTTGTCTGATGTCCCCG GAGTTAGCGAGGGAGAAAAGCGTCGACTCTTACACTGTGTTGTAGTTGGAGGTGGTCCTACAGGAGTTGAGTTCAGTGGTGAACTTAGTGACTTTATCCTGAAGGATGTTCATCAAAGATATTCTCATGTCAAAGACTATATTCGCGTCACGTTGATTGAG GCAAATGAGATATTGTCCTCCTTTGATGATCGTTTACGTGTATATGCAACCAAACAGTTGACTAAG TCAGGAGTTCGTCTTGTACGAGGGCTCGTCCAAGATGTGCAACCTGAGAAGATAATTCTTAGTGATGGCACAGATGTACCCTATGGTTTGTTAGTTTGGTCTACTGGTGTTGGCCCTTCACCTTTCGTTAACTCACTGGATATACCTAAAGCTAAAGGGAG GATTGGGATTGATGAATGGTTGCGCGTCCCATCAGTACAAGATGTATACTCAATTGGTGATTGCAGTGGTTTTCTTGAAAGCACAGGCAGACAAGTTCTTCCAGCTTTGGCCCAA GTTGCAGAGAGGCAAGGAAAATATCTGGCAAGTTTGTTGAACAGGGTGGGTAAAGAAAGTGGAGGGCATGCCAATTCTGCACAAAACATGAACTTAGGAGAtccatttgtgtataaacattTGGGAAGCATGGCTACTATTGGCAGATACAAGGCCCTTGTGGACCTCAGGGAGAGCAAG GAATCAAAAGGTGTATCTCTAGCAGGATTCACGAGTTTTTTTGTTTGGCGTTCAGCGTATCTAACTCGTGTAGTGAGCCGGAGGAATAAGCTATATGTTTTAGTCAACTGGTTGACAACGTTAATCTTTGGCCGTGATATAAGTAGGATATAg